A genomic segment from Anas platyrhynchos isolate ZD024472 breed Pekin duck chromosome 5, IASCAAS_PekinDuck_T2T, whole genome shotgun sequence encodes:
- the LOC101799861 gene encoding tumor necrosis factor receptor superfamily member 10B, whose protein sequence is MGRRAVGLLLVTLLIMSGNRAEDCGEEEYWHKGLCCVLCPAGTYVSQHCTTPHSKGSCVSCTKGEDYTAHANGLDECLLCRQCRDDQITLRACTPTHDTECQCKQGYFCPAEGCEICQRCSKTCPEGKEIVQNCNATMDLGCGLPDQGNTSLIWIFAIISVVAVLVVVFIFKKLRRDKATSPDKVEKSLTSEGSAESLFLSEVTTENNADNPDGENSVRSPEDQEQASVNLNVTCQSPEENSVAPSGRGTILQSLRCSIQDWWKKITSDTSLSAKTGPNPTFYQNAQSKGLSARMPANPMVREQKYQITVKDLSQKELRDCFWAFIKEVPVKKWRRLMRTHLKENDIDKIIYDWPNDTEEQSYQMLLIWRNTLGEKQSIIKLLDELRYLDTKAYDNVMNTLTSNNIVSKIVATD, encoded by the exons GTACCTATGTTTCCCAGCACTGCACTACTCCACACTCGAAAGGAAGCTGTGTCTCTTGCACCAAAGGGGAAGACTATACTGCTCATGCAAATGGCTTGGATGAATGCTTGCTGTGCAGACAGTGCAGAGACG ACCAAATAACCTTGAGAGCCTGTACTCCTACACATGACACTGAATGCCAATGCAAACAAGGATATTTCTGCCCTGCTGAGGGCTGTGAAATATGTCAAAGATGCAGTAAAAC GTGTccagaagggaaggaaatagTGCAGAATTGCAATGCTACGATGGACCTAGGATGTGGCTTACCTGATCAAG GGAACACTTCTCTTATTTGGATTTTTGCAATTATTTCAGTGGTTGCTGTTCTGGTGGTggtgtttatatttaaaaagctgAGACGTGATAAAG CCACTTCACCTGACAAAGTAGAAAAAAGCCTG acATCTGAGGGTAGTGCTGAAAGCCTATTTTTATCAGAAGTGACAACTGAAAATAATGCAGACAACCCAGATGGTGAAAACTCTGTTaggagtccagaggaccaggaACAAGCTAGTGTTAATTTGAATGTAACATGCCAATCACCAGAGGAAAATAGCGTTGCACCTTCTGGGAGGGGCACAATCCTGCAGAGTTTGAGGTGTTCCATACAAGATTGGTGGAAGAAGATCACTTCAGACACTTCATTATCTGCAAAAACTGGGCCGAATCCTACCTTTTACCAGAATGCACAATCTAAAGGATTGAGTGCTAGGATGCCAGCAAATCCTATG GTACgagaacaaaaatatcaaataacTGTTAAAGATCTCTCTCAAAAAG aACTGAGAGATTGCTTTTGGGCTTTCATAAAAGAAGTACCAGTGAAAAAATGGAGGCGTCTTATGAGAACTCAcctgaaagaaaatgatattgataaaattatttatgacTGGCCTAATGACACAGAAGAACAATCTTACCAGATGCTTCTCATCTGGAGAAACACACTGGGAGAGAAACAATCTATTATAAAGTTACTGGATGAGTTAAGGTATCTAGATACCAAGGCTTACGATAATGTAATGAACACTTTAACAAGTAATAACATTGTAAGTAAAATAGTAGCTACAGATTAA